Proteins encoded in a region of the Dasypus novemcinctus isolate mDasNov1 chromosome 24, mDasNov1.1.hap2, whole genome shotgun sequence genome:
- the R3HDML gene encoding peptidase inhibitor R3HDML, with amino-acid sequence MPLLPCTLGLAGLLLWAGQTVNALVMPNATLALARPKVPAVGRLTSLGVPRYRRKRHISAQDMSAILDYHNHIRASVYPPAANMEYMVWDEWLAMSAEAWATQCIWAHGPPQLMRYMGQNLSIHSGRYRSVVELVKPWSEEKQYYSFPAPRDCNPHCPRHCSGPVCSHYTQMVWASSNRLGCAIHTCGSISVWGSTWHGAVYLVCNYAIKGNWIGEAPYRMGRPCSACPPSYQGSCNNNLCFSGLQANRLRGI; translated from the exons ATGCCCCTGCTGCCCTGCACCTTGGGCCTGGCGGGCCTGCTCCTCTGGGCCGGCCAGACAGTGAATGCTTTGGTGATGCCCAATGCCACCCTGGCACTGGCCCGGCCCAAGGTCCCAGCTGTGGGGCGCCTTACCAGCCTGGGGGTGCCCAGGTACCGCCGGAAGCGCCACATCTCTGCCCAGGACATGAGTGCCATATTGGATTATCACAACCACATCAGGGCCAGCGTGTACCCACCTGCCGCCAACATGGAGTACATG GTCTGGGATGAGTGGCTGGCCATGTCTGCTGAGGCCTGGGCCACCCAGTGCATCTGGGCCCACGGACCCCCACAGCTGATGAGATACATGGGCCAGAACCTCTCCATCCATTCTGGCCG GTACCGCTCAGTGGTGGAACTCGTGAAGCCTTGGTCGGAGGAGAAGCAGTATTACTCGTTTCCGGCCCCGAGGGACTGTAACCCCCACTGCCCCCGGCACTGCAGTGGCCCTGTCTGCTCCCACTATACCCAG ATGGTGTGGGCATCTTCCAATCGGCTGGGCTGTGCCATCCACACCTGTGGCAGCATCAGCGTCTGGGGCAGCACCTGGCATGGGGCAGTGTACCTGGTCTGCAACTACGCCATCAA gggCAACTGGATCGGGGAGGCGCCGTACAGGATGGGGCGACCGTGTTCTGCCTGCCCCCCCAGTTACCAAGGCAGCTGCAACAACAACCTGTGCTTCTCTGGGCTCCAAGCCAACAGGCTCCGGGGGATCTGA